One region of Candidatus Methylomirabilis sp. genomic DNA includes:
- a CDS encoding ABC transporter permease, whose translation MNLLINFTIALRALKVNRLRSVLTMLGIIIGVAAVIAMVAVGSGATAQIQEQIRSIGSNVIIVMSGSMTSGGIRVGAGSVLTLSEDDAKAIVSECPAVALVAPSSRGTSQVVFGNNNWSTVIQGTTPEYLQIRDFMVESGRPFTWRDVDGSTKVALIGQTVALNLFGGTDAIGQIIRIKKVPFTVLGVLAPKGQSAWGQDQDDVVMIPLSTAKKKVLGVSQANARSVGAIMVQARGPMLMKEAEEQVVALLRQRHRLQPEQDNDFTVRNLTEVFAAQEQSARVMAILLGAIASVSLVVGGIGIMNIMLVSVTERTREIGLRLAVGAKARDILTQFLVEAVTLSLIGGLIGIALGLGASILVSYLAQWSTLISGGAVIMAFAFSALVGIGFGYYPARKAAFLDPIEALRYE comes from the coding sequence ATGAATCTCCTGATCAATTTTACGATTGCCCTGAGAGCACTCAAGGTCAATAGGCTCCGCTCGGTCCTCACGATGCTGGGGATTATCATCGGGGTGGCCGCCGTGATCGCGATGGTGGCTGTCGGTTCCGGGGCCACCGCCCAAATCCAGGAACAGATCCGAAGTATCGGCAGTAACGTCATCATCGTGATGTCGGGGAGCATGACGAGCGGCGGGATCCGCGTCGGGGCAGGGTCGGTCCTGACGTTGTCGGAGGATGATGCCAAGGCTATTGTCAGCGAGTGCCCCGCGGTCGCGCTTGTGGCGCCCAGCAGCCGCGGAACTTCCCAGGTTGTCTTCGGCAACAACAACTGGTCTACGGTCATCCAAGGGACAACCCCGGAGTACCTACAAATCCGAGACTTCATGGTAGAGTCCGGGCGTCCGTTTACCTGGCGGGATGTGGATGGCTCTACGAAGGTAGCGCTGATCGGCCAGACTGTGGCGCTGAACCTGTTCGGCGGCACCGACGCGATCGGACAGATCATCCGTATCAAGAAGGTGCCATTTACCGTTCTGGGAGTCCTGGCTCCCAAGGGCCAATCAGCCTGGGGGCAGGATCAGGATGACGTCGTGATGATTCCGCTCTCCACGGCCAAAAAGAAGGTGTTGGGCGTGAGCCAAGCCAATGCCCGGTCGGTGGGGGCCATCATGGTTCAGGCTCGCGGCCCAATGCTGATGAAGGAGGCCGAGGAGCAGGTCGTCGCGCTGTTGCGGCAGCGACACCGTCTTCAACCGGAACAGGACAACGACTTTACCGTGCGCAATCTCACAGAGGTCTTTGCCGCTCAGGAGCAGTCGGCTCGAGTGATGGCGATCCTGCTGGGCGCCATCGCCTCAGTCTCGCTGGTGGTAGGCGGGATCGGGATTATGAATATCATGCTGGTATCCGTGACGGAACGGACCCGAGAGATCGGATTGCGGCTGGCAGTGGGCGCAAAGGCGCGGGACATCTTGACGCAGTTCCTCGTTGAGGCGGTCACCCTGTCGCTTATTGGCGGTCTGATCGGAATCGCGCTTGGTCTGGGAGCCTCGATCCTGGTCTCGTACCTCGCACAGTGGTCGACCCTGATCAGCGGAGGCGCCGTAATCATGGCCTTTGCGTTCTCCGCATTGGTGGGGATCGGGTTCGGCTACTACCCGGCCCGCAAGGCCGCCTTCCTCGACCCCATCGAGGCACTACGATATGAATAA